A window of Deinococcus sp. YIM 134068 genomic DNA:
CACCGCGCGGTCGAGGTCGTCGTTCACGACCACGTAGCGGAAGGCGTGCGCCTGGGTGATCTCGTCGCGGGCGCGGGCCAGCCGCTTTTCGATGCGTTCGGGCGTCTCGGTGGCGCGGCCCACAAGGCGGCGGCGCAACTCGGTGAGGCTGGGCGGCATGATGAACACGAGGATGGCCTCGTCGCCCATGCGGTCCTTGACCTGCATCGCCCCCTCGACCTCGATTTCCAGCACCACGTCCTGCCCCCGGCTCAGGGCCTCCTCGATGGGTTCGACCGGCGTGCCGTAGTGATTTCCGACGAACTGCGCGTGCTCTAGAAAGCCGCCGCGCCGCGCCTTGTTCAGAAACTCCTGTGGGGTCACGAACACGTAGTCCACCCCGTCGCGCTCGCCGGGGCGGGCCTCGCGGGTCGTCCACGAGGT
This region includes:
- the gmk gene encoding guanylate kinase; protein product: MAASPDTVPTPDPDTASPSPTSQRGLLLVITGASGVGKGTLRERWLAGQDVFYSTSWTTREARPGERDGVDYVFVTPQEFLNKARRGGFLEHAQFVGNHYGTPVEPIEEALSRGQDVVLEIEVEGAMQVKDRMGDEAILVFIMPPSLTELRRRLVGRATETPERIEKRLARARDEITQAHAFRYVVVNDDLDRAVAELHAVQRAERARQLPPERWTPEDHAAADLAGTVRSTALTSEDLGRVVGS